From Sceloporus undulatus isolate JIND9_A2432 ecotype Alabama chromosome 6, SceUnd_v1.1, whole genome shotgun sequence, one genomic window encodes:
- the LOC121935071 gene encoding zinc finger protein 91-like gives MASCDPDLGEKIPAVLRPLATEETEAAKDWPELHLGAASWMEGGQVWVLELEPCGAETSLGGENVEEISQSSSSMETTDSESLAKKVAVSESQHQSDERKTIPSACQHSKETSGSDGETFSQISKLATNQINQAKNRYACDQCDAAFKWASHLDRHKNVHSGKKASRQSQRWNQKQSAVPMSQKSWVMTKHAKNLHTCDQCGRGFCWPSQLVQHHKNVHHENKATRQGQNKLGEFRPSFLHQKSIAKTDQSCRAKQPLTCNQCGKDFWFPSDLGRHQRVHSRRNAARQNLCRLEGCCPNPIVPDFLKANNAFADSYKTLSNDSDSTTSTKNLHICGQCGKAFLWPSLLDQHHKNVHHENKATRQNNNKVGVSRPSLLHQKSTLNTDKSCCAKRPLICNQCGKVFRYPSDLTRHQLVHSRRNAGRQNLCQLEGCCTNPMVPDFLKANNADSYKTFSNHSDSTTYTKNLHICDQCGRGFQWPSDLTHHQNIHSKRNAVRQNQNLCQLEACSPSPMVPGSHYSKNAFVNSYKTLSEDSDSTTCTKNLHICDLCGKTFQLLSNLARHKLTHIRRKRRNGKCTQFKNSNVCDQCGQKFKWFCDLARHECTKRKQEKSHLCEQCGQSFKCASDFIQHMSNHSSERPYSCTICELQFKRHAQLKGHLKWHAASHEMEGEGEDQKHQGVHGQDLPGVSILKDQLQCLNLPHSEEDNQSFASLKSCEFEECHISSPKQLPPNTILEIGVNGVPHILPLIQTCECGYCETDDGNFDMKSPELPHLKTDITANSELPSALSTNSSVLITSSEDHMERKKTSTASTAAHAQWSVAVAGQSHNDPVCLPKQASHLTGKEKLFSCPKCQKQFSFLSYLTRHLQVHQPGKPYQCTTCKKCFARRSYLHKHRRLHTVNLAHECPECGSYFTQITYLRRHMHKHTKQKQEILSALEAGPPSLG, from the exons atggcttcatgtgaTCCAGATTTGGGTGAAAAGATTCCAGCTGTTCTTAGACCTTTGGCAACTGAAGAAACTGAGGCAGCTAAAG ATTGGCCTGAACTCcaccttggtgcagcttcctggATGGAAGGGGGACAAGTGTGGGTCCTTGAGCTTGAACCTTGTGGTGCTGAAACTTCTCTTG GTGGTGAAAATGTAGAGGAAATATCCCAGTCATCATCAAGTATGGAGACCACAGATTCAGAGAGTCTAGCCAAGAAAGTTGCAGTTTCAGAATCCCAGCACCAGTCAGATGAAAGAAAGACAATCCCCTCAGCCTGCCAACATAGTAAGGAAACCTCTGGAAGTGATGGCGAAACGTTCAGCCAAATTTCAAAGCTCGCTACAAATCAGATCAATCAAGCCAAGAATCGGTATGCCTGTGACCAGTGTGATGCAGCTTTCAAATGGGCCTCCCACCTTGACCGACATAAAAATGTTCACTCTGGAAAGAAAGCCTCTAGACAAAGTCAGAGATGGAACCAGAAGCAGTCAGCAGTACCCATGAGCCAAAAGTCATGGGTAATGACAAAGCATGCTAAGAATTTACACACCTGTGACCAGTGTGGGAGAGGCTTCTGTTGGCCTTCTCAACTTGTCCAGCATCATAAAAATGTGCATCATGAGAACAAAGCAACTAGGCAGGGCCAGAACAAACTGGGAGAATTCAGACCAAGCTTTCTCCACCAAAAGTCCATAGCAAAGACAGACCAGAGCTGCCGTGCAAAGCAGCCACTCACCTGCAACCAATGTGGAAAGGACTTTTGGTTCCCCTCAGATCTTGGCCGTCATCAGCGTGTTCATTCTAGGAGGAATGCAGCTAGGCAGAATCTATGTCGATTGGAAGGATGCTGCCCAAATCCCATAGTGCCTGACTTTCTGAAAGCAAATAATGCATTTGCTGATTCTTACAAGACTTTGAGTAATGACTCAGACAGCACCACCTCTACCAAGAATCTCCACATCTGTGGCCAATGTGGGAAGGCCTTCCTTTGGCCCTCTCTACTTGACCAACATCATAAAAATGTGCATCATGAGAACAAAGCAACTaggcagaacaacaacaaagtgggagTATCCAGACCAAGCCTTCTCCACCAAAAGTCCACACTAAACACAGACAAGAGCTGCTGTGCAAAGCGTCCACTCATTTGCAATCAATGTGGAAAGGTCTTTCGGTACCCCTCAGATCTTACCCGTCATCAGCTTGTTCATTCTAGGAGGAATGCAGGTAGGCAGAATCTGTGCCAATTGGAAGGATGCTGCACAAATCCCATGGTGCCTGACTTTCTGAAAGCAAATAATGCTGATTCTTACAAAACTTTTAGTAATCACTCTGACAGCACCACTTATACCAAGAACCTCCACATCTGTGACCAATGTGGAAGGGGATTTCAGTGGCCCTCTGATCTTACCCATCATCAGAACATTCATTCTAAGAGGAATGCAGTTAGGCAGAATCAGAATCTGTGCCAATTGGAAGCATGCTCCCCAAGTCCCATGGTGCCTGGCTCTCATTATTCAAAGAATGCATTTGTAAATTCTTACAAAACTTTGAGTGAAGACTCAGATAGCACCACCTGTACCAAGAATCTCCATATCTGTGACCTGTGTGGGAAAACCTTCCAATTACTTTCTAACCTTGCTCGACATAAACTCACTCACATTAGAAGAAAGCGAAGGAATGGTAAGTGTACTCAGTTCAAGAACTCTAATGTCTGTGATCAATGTGGGCAAAAATTCAAGTGGTTCTGTGACCTTGCCCGACATGAATGCACtaagagaaagcaagagaagtCTCACCTCTGTGAGCAGTGTGGACAAAGCTTCAAGTGTGCCTCTGACTTCATCCAACATATGTCTAACCACTCTTCAGAGCGGCCCTATAGCTGTACCATTTGTGAGCTCCAGTTCAAGCGTCATGCACAGCTAAAGGGGCACCTGAAATGGCATGCAGCGAGCCATgaaatggaaggagaaggagaagatcaGAAGCACCAAGGTGTGCATGGTCAAGATCTCCCTGGGGTAAGCATCCTCAAGGATCAGCTGCAATGCCTTAACCTCCCGCATTCTGAGGAGGACAACCAGTCTTTTGCCAGTTTGAAATCCTGTGAGTTTGAAGAATGTCATATTTCTTCCCCCAAACAACTCCCCCCAAACACCATTTTGGAAATTGGAGTCAATGGGGTTCCCCATATCCTGCCCCTTATCCAGACTTGTGAGTGTGGATACTGTGAAACCGATGATGGCAACTTTGACATGAAATCTCCTGAATTGCCTCATCTGAAAACTGACATCACAGCCAATTCTGAGTTGCCATCTGCTCTGTCCACTAACTCCAGTGTCTTGATCACCTCAAGTGAAGACCACATGGAAAGGAAGAAAACTTCTACTGCAAGCACtgctgcacatgctcagtggtcaGTTGCTGTTGCTGGTCAAAGCCATAATGATCCTGTTTGCCTTCCGAAGCAAGCCTCCCATTTGACAGGCAAGGAGAAGCTTTTTTCTTGCCCTAAGTGCCAAAAGCAGTTCAGCTTTCTTTCCTATCTGACAAGGCACTTGCAGGTCCACCAGCCAGGGAAGCCATATCAATGTACAACCTGTAAGAAGTGCTTTGCCCGGCGTTCATACCTGCACAAGCATCGCAGGCTGCACACTGTAAATTTGGCACATGAATGCCCAGAATGTGGCAGCTACTTCACTCAGATTACTTACTTGCGCAGGCACATGCATAAACACACAAAGCAGAAACAAGAAATTTTGTCAGCTTTGGAAGCCGGACCCCCATCCTTAGGGTGA